GCGTGCCCTCTCCTGCAACCGAACTGACCGCTTCGGCGACGGAGTTCCGCGTTCAGACAGCCGTCTGGTTCGCTCTGTCGAGCGCGTCTTCGTCGATGAAGACGACGATGTCCTCGTTCCAGAGTTTGAACGCGTGCTGTCGGACGACGTAGCCGTCGAGTTCAGACTCGAGTTCGTCACGGTCCCACTCGTAGGCGACGACGACCGGCGGGGCGTCCGCCGTCACGTTTTCGACGCCGGCGTTGGGTGGGCTACTCGTTCGGACCACGTCTGCGCCTTCGAAGTACCACGGGAGCGGGAGGCGACTGTGCCACGACGGCCCGCCGAGCGGATTCGACTCGTTTGTCACGTAGAAGTGCGTCTCGTCGCTGTTCGGTGGGTGGGTCCCGTAGAGCAGCACGTCGGTGCCGTCGTTGGTCGCGGCGACTCGCTCGACGTCGCCGAGCGTGCCTTTGAGGTCGTTTTCGGGTTGTGCCCACTGGAGGACGACTTTATCTTCGTCGGTCGATGCGTTCCAGTAGTCGACGTTGGCGGCGACGACGCCGCCGACAGACGCGAAGAGGATGAGTGCAGCGAGGCCGACCCCGACCGTATCACGGGTTTCGAACGCCTGATACCCGGCGCGGAAGACGAACGCAGCACCGACTGCGGCGGGAATCGCAAGCGGGACGACTGCGTGGACGACGACCCACGGCGCTTGGATGTCCGTCGCCAGCGGGTAGCCGAAGATGCTCACCACGCCCCAGTACGTCGCGAAGGCGACGAGCCATCGCATTCGCCCAGCGACGACCCCGTAGCGGTCGACGACGATGCCGACGAGTGCGAAGACGATGAGCACCGGCGCGCCGTAGACGAAGGTTTCGAGGAAGTCCTTGAGATAAGGCAGATACTCGTGTGATTGGTGGCCCCCGCCAATCCAACTGTCCACCATCTCGGTGACAGCGCCAACCGTGCCGGCTTGGACGACACCGGGGAACGCCGACGGGTTCCCAAAGGCGTTCCAGAGGTCTGGACGTGGCGCGTAGAAGAACAGGAAAACGGCGAGGAACGCGACGAGTCCGGCGAGGACGCCGACGCCGTAGCGGACTGCACCAGAACCGAGGCTTCCGGCACCGCGCGTGCGGAGTCGGTCGGCGATGCTCTCGGGTACCTCCGCGAAGAGAATCGCACGCGACGAGTCTCCAGTCGACGTGCGCGCGAGGAGTCGGTGGTCGAAGACGAGGAACGCAGCGCCGAGGAAACAGAGCAGGTAGACGACGTAGTTCTCCTTCGC
The genomic region above belongs to Haloferax marinisediminis and contains:
- a CDS encoding flippase activity-associated protein Agl23, with the translated sequence MSADSETELLSRSRALLAIIGVAVVALVVRLVDLGGRIFHWDEGRVGYWILRYHETGEFSYRPIIHGPFLPIVNDYLFAILPASDFTARLPVAVVGALLPLSAWLFREHLRRDETVALALFLAVNPLLVYYSRFMRNDVLVAAFSFIALGFVVRAYDTGRLAYLIPAGASFATGAAAKENYVVYLLCFLGAAFLVFDHRLLARTSTGDSSRAILFAEVPESIADRLRTRGAGSLGSGAVRYGVGVLAGLVAFLAVFLFFYAPRPDLWNAFGNPSAFPGVVQAGTVGAVTEMVDSWIGGGHQSHEYLPYLKDFLETFVYGAPVLIVFALVGIVVDRYGVVAGRMRWLVAFATYWGVVSIFGYPLATDIQAPWVVVHAVVPLAIPAAVGAAFVFRAGYQAFETRDTVGVGLAALILFASVGGVVAANVDYWNASTDEDKVVLQWAQPENDLKGTLGDVERVAATNDGTDVLLYGTHPPNSDETHFYVTNESNPLGGPSWHSRLPLPWYFEGADVVRTSSPPNAGVENVTADAPPVVVAYEWDRDELESELDGYVVRQHAFKLWNEDIVVFIDEDALDRANQTAV